Genomic segment of uncultured Desulfobacter sp.:
ATATGTGTAAAAAGCAGGATAGCACGGCTATTGGTCAATCACGGGAAAAAATAGGGTGAAACAGACGCCTTGTCCTGGTTCTCCGGTTGCCGTAACCGCGCCATTATGATTTTTAACAATGCCGTGAACAACGGCCAGGCCCAGGCCCAACCCCGCCCCGGTCCCAAACCCCCTGGTTGTAAAATAAGGATCAAATATCCGGCTCATGATTTCAGGATCAATGCCCGGACCATTGTCACATACCGATATTTTAGCGTAGGTTCCGGCTTTCAGAGCCGGATAGTGTTCCACAGCGCCCTGTTCTAAAAATTGAGTTTCCAATTTTATTTCAACGGACCCTCCGGTTTCCTCCATTGCCTGGGCGGCATTGGTGCCCAAGTTTATCAGAATCCGACCGAACTGGATGATATCTGCCAGGATCATCACTTCGGTATCCGGAACAATTGTGCGGATATTTATGGTAGATGGAATCAATGACCGTAATAATTTAAAGGCTTCATTTATCTCAACGGCAACATCCATCGGTTTTTGTTCCTGATCAGTCATAAAACTGAAGTTGAGCAGCATCTTTACAATGCCTGCCGCCCTTAAAGCGGCGGTTTTAATGGTGCCAAGCTTAGAATATGACGGTTCCCATTCCGGGATGTCTTCCATGAGAAATTCAACATTCCCGAGAATGATGAACAGTATATTATTGAAATCATGGGCGACGCCCCCGGCCATAGTAGCCATGGCTGTCATCTTGTGGGTCTGGAAAAGCTGTTTCTGTATGTGTTCCTGCTCTTTTTCCTTTTGTTTTCGCTCGCTGATGTCAATGATCACGGTTCGATATGGTCCGGGTTTGCCGATTTGGTATGACAGAACCGTGCTTTCAAGTTGTACATAAAATGGGGTTGCATCTGTTTTTTCCATGCGCAGTTCGCAGCCCTGTTTTGTTTTTTCATCAGCAAGGCGCCATAGGTGCTGATAGAAAATGTCCTGATCTTCAGAAACGATATGGACGGATAACGCCTGGTCTATCAGAGAACTCCTTTCTATTGCCAACATATCCGCGAGAGTCAGGTTCGCATTCCGGATCACGCCGTTGAAGTCGATGGTAAGATACCCCACCGGCGCAGAATCATAGAGCTGCGTGTATTTTATCTGGGTTTTCATCAAGGCCTGCTGCGACCGCTGCAGTTCTTCATTCTGCAGTTCCAGTTCAATCTGGAAGGTCTGAAGTTCATGGATTAATTTGAGCGGATCATCCACAACAGGGGGCGTGCCGGAAAAAGCCTTACTGGCCATCATGGTTTCCGCCTGTTTGCGCAATTGATGAAATTTTTCCTGTGCATTTATTTTATGATTCATTTAACATCCCTGATTTAAAAATTTACCGGGTTGCCGTATCGATTAAATAATCGAATAAGATAATCTGTATTTTCCCCCAGCCGGCGCTGTCCGTTATCGGTACGTTCACTCCCCCTGTAAGCTGATGATACTTGACGTATTGATTGATTTCCGGTTTTTTGGTTCTGAGATTATTCCATATGGTATTTGCCTTATCAATTTCTGACAGTGCAGATATTGCATCTATCACATACACGTTCCCGCCATCGGTAAATCGGACAGGATGTTCATCCAATGAAAAATTGGTGCAGGGGTTCATTTTATGGGTCTCCTGTTTTGTGATGACGATTTAAAATTTCAGGTATGCTGAGCTGAAAAATTGTTGCTGCGACAGAGAGCAGAAGCACGATATCAGTTGTGGCGTATCAATATTGGTCTCTTTTCTAAGCTAGTATAATAAGTCGGCAAGCTCCGGGTCAACACTTAAAAAGCACATAAAAAGGCGCACATATCACCTATTCAAAATAGGCGACAATTACATGTGATATGATGCGTATTCTGACGGACAGGGTATTGCCTGCCTCCAAAAAATACTAGGTCGCAAAGGAAAGAGGCAGGCAACCGTACCGGTGAATTTCAGTCACTTTTCGTGTTCGATGTTTTTAACCCGTATTGCGGTTTTACAAAAAATATCAATTGCCCTGGGGCCGGTCAGCCCCTGTTCGATAAGGCCGGTTGAAAACAACCGTCGCGTTACGGTTTTGCGTGACACATGCCCTGCAACTTACAGAGGGCGGCAAATTATGATAATTCGGTCGAATATGACCGTTTGGTGTTATATTGTCTTTTTATCCGTCTGTTTCGGGCGTCTGGTTTATTTCTTATAAATGCAATTGCCTTAATGAATCAAATGGTTATGAGGCAGAATGCCAAAGATAGTGTCCTGGCATGCAAATTGAGATACAAGTTTAAAGAAAGAGAGATACAATCAGTCTTTAAAGACAGGATCATGATTCATTATGTCGGAAAATTCAAAGATGGGTTT
This window contains:
- a CDS encoding ATP-binding protein; the encoded protein is MNHKINAQEKFHQLRKQAETMMASKAFSGTPPVVDDPLKLIHELQTFQIELELQNEELQRSQQALMKTQIKYTQLYDSAPVGYLTIDFNGVIRNANLTLADMLAIERSSLIDQALSVHIVSEDQDIFYQHLWRLADEKTKQGCELRMEKTDATPFYVQLESTVLSYQIGKPGPYRTVIIDISERKQKEKEQEHIQKQLFQTHKMTAMATMAGGVAHDFNNILFIILGNVEFLMEDIPEWEPSYSKLGTIKTAALRAAGIVKMLLNFSFMTDQEQKPMDVAVEINEAFKLLRSLIPSTINIRTIVPDTEVMILADIIQFGRILINLGTNAAQAMEETGGSVEIKLETQFLEQGAVEHYPALKAGTYAKISVCDNGPGIDPEIMSRIFDPYFTTRGFGTGAGLGLGLAVVHGIVKNHNGAVTATGEPGQGVCFTLFFPVIDQ